Sequence from the Fulvivirga ligni genome:
ACTTCATTAAACTATGTGATCAACACCAAGAGAAACGAAACTTTTAATGACCTGGAGGTGGTAAATTATAACGGCAAGGCATACATCACTGAAGAAATGCGACTTCCTGACAATGCTGATAAATCTGTAAGTTTTCAAATTGGGCCTAAATCCTTTTTCCAAACCAACGCCAAGCAAGCAGAAGTTTTATATAAAAAAGCCTGGGAAATGGCTCAACTCACTGGCAACGAACTGGTTTACGATCTTTACACAGGTACTGGAACCATCGCCAACTACGTAGCTGGTAATGCCAAAGAAGTGATAGGTATTGAATATGTAGAGGCTGCCATAGAAGATGCAAAGGTGAACTCTGAGATCAATGGCATTACTAATACTAAGTTCTTTGCAGGTGACATGAAAGACCTGCTCACGGATGACTTTGTGAATGAACACGGAAGACCTGATGTAATCATTACTGATCCGCCAAGAGCGGGAATGCACCAGGATGTTTGTGAGGTAATTTTGAACACCAGACCACAAAGGATCGTATATGTAAGCTGTAACCCTGCTACACAAGCCCGAGATATTGCCATTTTGGATAAGTATTATAAGATCACTGATGTGCAGCCAGTTGATATGTTTCCACATACTCATCATGTGGAGAATATTGTGGCTTTGGAGCTAAAAGATTAACCCTTGAAACAAAAAGTTAAAAATATACCGTGGGAGGCAATTATCTGGATAGTTGCCCTCATTGGTTTGGCTTTTATTTCACCACATCAGGAGCATTTTTCCATCTGTCCCATTAAGAATCTGGGATACTCTTTCTGTCCTGGTTGCGGGCTGGGAACATCAGTATCTCTGGCTTTTCATGGACACTTCAAAGAATCATTAGCAACTCATCCTTTAGGAATTTTTGCAATTTTAGTATTATCTTTCAGGATTATAAAGCTTTTTAAAACTCAATATTTAACAACAAACAACACTAATAATTATGGCGAACGCAATGGAAATACTGCCTGAATTAGAAGGCGAGGAAGCGGCATATGTTCAAATGATTTTATCTAATATGTCTCCTGAGCAAGCACATCAATTTGCAAATGTTTACAGAGCCAGACGCAGAAAACCTCAAGAAATTCTTCTTTTGACGGTTTTAGGTCTGTTCTTTATTGCCGGAGTACACAGATTTGTACTTAACCAAATAGGTATGGGATTACTATATTTCTTTACAGGTGGCCTTTGCTATGTTGGTACAATCATAGATCTTATTAATTATCAGACACTTACTTTTGAGTATAACCGAAAAGTGGCCGATGATATCAGAATAACAATGGGCTTTTAAGTTAAGTCTCTATAAAAAAAATGGCCTCGGGAACCACCCCGAGGCCTTTGTTCAACC
This genomic interval carries:
- a CDS encoding DUF2752 domain-containing protein, with protein sequence MKQKVKNIPWEAIIWIVALIGLAFISPHQEHFSICPIKNLGYSFCPGCGLGTSVSLAFHGHFKESLATHPLGIFAILVLSFRIIKLFKTQYLTTNNTNNYGERNGNTA
- a CDS encoding TM2 domain-containing protein, coding for MANAMEILPELEGEEAAYVQMILSNMSPEQAHQFANVYRARRRKPQEILLLTVLGLFFIAGVHRFVLNQIGMGLLYFFTGGLCYVGTIIDLINYQTLTFEYNRKVADDIRITMGF